A single genomic interval of Ktedonobacterales bacterium harbors:
- a CDS encoding Mu transposase C-terminal domain-containing protein produces MVKTASSPTNTRRGTPGVDIFKLPGASYSGYFNSYKTGDKQLIRMPYASTLEFKLGLLYMEYHPHVVRFQRGDISPEFAHAHRHATPLSVSLPYRINYPFEGKSHEYWPDYIGILSDGGLLIAEAGLTKEKLKGQALAKADAARRVAQLKGGEYWIATEQHLSDRRFKNLLFLHRCRDAFGTFDEIAAALRADWPWGEERCVREIIEHWGSRWSDDEVEAAVWKIVGDAAAAGKLVVDLSEVLLDLDTPLNLLDPEAPPILPDPLPDSLEGMLAAEQSPSEELADDEEAEATVLSDDGLIPGPAYDPEELDKESRETFNRNRDAVMAVLSGQGVRQVAEANGMVHSALLYLIKRVNEYGQIALVPYGVYHRDPALRPAFQEKIRKLYKSRMRPTVRAVERDPELRALAEELTKLEGKLVKPPTYRQVWWFIRRIENERDIVEARSGLKHPPKPRMSPTSFVRSITAPGLICQTDEHDLDILVVTRDGTVVTHRVHGAVLICVKTAAILAAVLSLDSLKEEDYMRLIKQAIERKDKLVRLYECKNSWPCHGKPALVFHDRGNIFTSERAQQVLVERFHITTERAPAFCPQAKGTVEALFVWVMEEVTHRLPGTTKANPRDRGAYPSAQEAAKAGITLDVLEMYFIRAITDRYMLKWNDLRNQTPQNLWNDAVRQYGIPKWLGSQDDLKLMLMKAHNRKNPATGRYAIQDDRISFLGRWYVSPGVLNQLRGKEIDIYYDRNDISVIYLFLEGLHVGEAYCAEFMGQRVSLWEANAIRRASAPLKKAAEAESLANHQEILVKARSGKRHQYEESIRMERQRLLDLRDGEIHTDQVNATVRALRQHQHLQSQEESPAPVSGGFTFEEDEKDQPARPLAIRPRRKPNG; encoded by the coding sequence ATGGTTAAAACAGCTTCCAGTCCAACCAACACACGACGCGGAACCCCTGGAGTCGACATCTTCAAACTTCCCGGAGCTTCTTATTCGGGCTATTTCAACAGTTATAAGACAGGGGATAAACAGCTTATTCGTATGCCGTACGCCTCAACACTAGAATTTAAACTCGGCTTGCTATATATGGAATATCATCCCCATGTTGTTCGCTTCCAACGAGGTGATATCAGTCCCGAGTTCGCCCATGCTCATCGCCATGCAACCCCTCTTTCTGTATCATTACCCTATCGGATTAATTATCCCTTTGAAGGGAAATCCCACGAGTACTGGCCAGATTACATCGGTATCTTGTCTGACGGCGGCCTTCTCATCGCCGAAGCAGGACTCACCAAGGAAAAATTAAAGGGGCAGGCGCTGGCGAAAGCCGATGCAGCACGCCGAGTTGCTCAATTGAAGGGTGGGGAGTATTGGATTGCCACGGAGCAGCACCTTTCTGATCGCCGCTTCAAAAACTTGCTGTTTCTTCACCGTTGCCGGGACGCTTTTGGAACCTTCGATGAAATTGCTGCTGCGCTTCGTGCTGACTGGCCTTGGGGAGAGGAACGCTGTGTTCGAGAGATCATCGAGCATTGGGGGAGCAGGTGGTCTGATGACGAAGTAGAAGCTGCCGTGTGGAAAATCGTTGGAGACGCTGCTGCTGCTGGGAAGCTTGTTGTTGATCTGAGTGAGGTCTTATTAGATTTAGACACGCCGCTCAACTTGTTGGACCCGGAGGCTCCACCGATCCTCCCCGATCCTCTTCCCGATTCGCTTGAGGGGATGCTCGCAGCTGAGCAGTCTCCTTCAGAAGAGCTGGCAGATGATGAGGAAGCCGAAGCCACTGTGCTTTCCGACGATGGGCTGATTCCTGGTCCAGCCTATGATCCCGAAGAGCTTGATAAGGAAAGTCGCGAAACGTTCAATCGCAATCGTGACGCTGTAATGGCTGTCCTTTCTGGGCAGGGAGTGCGCCAGGTAGCTGAGGCGAACGGCATGGTCCATTCTGCTTTGCTCTACCTCATCAAGCGGGTCAATGAATATGGTCAAATTGCTCTGGTGCCTTACGGGGTCTATCATCGTGATCCAGCGCTGCGCCCAGCATTTCAGGAGAAGATTCGCAAGCTCTACAAGAGTCGCATGCGCCCGACTGTCAGGGCGGTAGAAAGAGACCCTGAACTGAGGGCGCTAGCCGAAGAGTTGACTAAACTTGAAGGCAAGTTGGTGAAGCCTCCAACGTATCGGCAAGTTTGGTGGTTTATCAGACGCATCGAGAACGAGCGCGATATCGTGGAGGCGCGATCAGGCTTGAAACACCCCCCCAAGCCGCGCATGTCGCCTACCTCCTTTGTTCGCTCGATTACCGCCCCAGGACTTATCTGTCAAACTGATGAGCATGACCTGGACATCTTGGTGGTGACCCGGGATGGAACGGTCGTCACCCACCGTGTTCATGGTGCTGTGCTGATCTGTGTCAAAACAGCAGCCATCCTGGCGGCAGTTCTCTCCCTCGATAGCCTGAAAGAAGAAGACTACATGCGTCTGATCAAGCAGGCAATTGAGCGAAAAGACAAGCTGGTGCGGCTGTATGAATGCAAAAATTCCTGGCCCTGTCATGGAAAACCAGCCCTGGTTTTCCATGATCGTGGGAATATCTTCACCTCGGAGCGGGCGCAGCAAGTTTTGGTTGAACGGTTCCATATTACGACAGAGCGTGCGCCTGCGTTTTGTCCACAGGCAAAAGGAACAGTAGAAGCATTGTTTGTGTGGGTCATGGAGGAAGTGACGCATCGCTTACCTGGCACGACGAAAGCCAATCCACGAGACCGCGGAGCCTATCCGAGCGCCCAAGAGGCTGCGAAAGCAGGCATTACGCTTGATGTTCTGGAAATGTATTTCATTCGAGCTATCACCGATAGATACATGCTCAAGTGGAACGACCTCCGAAATCAGACACCTCAGAATTTGTGGAACGATGCGGTGCGCCAGTATGGCATCCCCAAATGGTTGGGGTCTCAAGATGATCTCAAACTGATGCTCATGAAAGCCCACAACCGCAAGAATCCAGCAACAGGGCGCTATGCCATCCAGGATGACCGCATTTCGTTCTTGGGACGCTGGTATGTCAGCCCAGGAGTGCTCAATCAGTTACGTGGCAAAGAGATCGACATTTACTATGACCGAAACGACATCTCGGTTATCTATCTCTTTTTAGAGGGTCTGCATGTGGGTGAGGCATATTGTGCTGAGTTCATGGGCCAAAGAGTCAGTCTGTGGGAGGCAAATGCTATACGTCGAGCCTCTGCGCCCCTGAAGAAAGCAGCTGAGGCCGAAAGTCTCGCAAATCACCAGGAGATTTTGGTGAAGGCCCGGTCTGGAAAACGCCACCAATACGAGGAATCGATCCGCATGGAAAGGCAACGCTTGCTCGATTTGCGGGATGGAGAAATCCATACAGATCAGGTGAATGCTACAGTGCGCGCGCTCAGACAGCATCAGCATCTCCAAAGTCAGGAGGAATCACCAGCGCCGGTATCAGGCGGTTTCACTTTCGAAGAGGATGAAAAAGACCAGCCAGCACGCCCGCTGGCCATTCGCCCACGGAGGAAACCTAATGGGTAA
- a CDS encoding ATP-binding protein, protein MGNESSHLPPGRSFIERTDFIDTPFEQRFQWLLRLGWKQRTWHVIGAVPRSGKSFGIDDLLERSGASKEATGRTYLPLLVIRSPKNRTTERALCVALAGAFGVIPKMTADTLHSWLVAECVRAQVECIIIDDAQDLSVAHLRYLKELTDDLAALPHRRQVGLCLVSATYGEAFPLQKELNQTGTLWAQFRERLDRERPYCRVPGHTEAEVHDILGAYEELYRDQFPDLHLRKWTKSIYTCLTDPALDPRSSRRVVMYHLSTFVRLSLKRAAEARLTNVDKSIMETVANLMTLRRDEVIDIDEVPLEDEELPGNEVTDIDGLPPEDEEPPGEE, encoded by the coding sequence ATGGGTAATGAGTCTTCTCATCTGCCACCAGGTCGCTCATTCATAGAACGTACCGACTTTATCGACACTCCTTTTGAGCAACGCTTTCAGTGGCTTTTGCGTCTGGGATGGAAACAGCGAACGTGGCACGTGATTGGCGCGGTCCCCCGAAGCGGGAAGTCGTTTGGTATTGATGATCTACTTGAGCGCAGCGGAGCCAGCAAAGAAGCCACAGGACGAACCTATTTGCCCCTCCTGGTGATTCGTTCTCCGAAGAATCGGACGACAGAACGAGCCTTATGTGTTGCTTTGGCTGGCGCCTTTGGGGTGATCCCGAAAATGACAGCGGATACGCTTCACTCATGGTTGGTAGCAGAATGTGTTCGTGCCCAGGTGGAGTGCATTATCATTGATGATGCTCAAGATCTGTCGGTAGCTCACTTGCGCTATCTGAAAGAACTCACTGATGATTTGGCCGCGCTTCCACATCGTCGCCAGGTCGGACTCTGCCTGGTTTCTGCCACGTACGGCGAGGCGTTTCCCCTCCAGAAAGAACTAAACCAAACCGGCACGCTCTGGGCACAGTTTCGGGAGCGATTGGATAGAGAGCGACCATACTGTCGAGTCCCAGGGCATACGGAAGCAGAAGTACATGACATTCTGGGGGCCTATGAAGAGTTGTACCGCGATCAATTTCCCGACTTGCACCTGCGTAAGTGGACCAAATCTATCTATACATGCCTGACAGACCCGGCTCTAGATCCTCGATCAAGCAGGCGTGTCGTTATGTATCATCTCTCGACATTTGTGAGGCTTTCCTTAAAGAGGGCGGCTGAAGCTAGGTTGACCAATGTGGATAAATCCATCATGGAAACGGTAGCCAACCTGATGACATTAAGACGCGATGAAGTGATCGATATCGATGAGGTACCGCTCGAGGATGAGGAGTTACCTGGTAATGAAGTAACTGACATTGATGGATTGCCACCTGAGGATGAAGAGCCACCTGGTGAGGAATAG
- a CDS encoding TniQ family protein — MKSHLVRNRPVDSIGIHDPHWRTTFPDRVLPQEGEWLLGLLLRCDEANGWFSGTTALYIARFATGPQTLSRSALFVMGSIFELPLLAERLVVTPKEIFATTFTAPLQRLYAPASPNVAQIGPSPPFRVCPKCLAQNKLLPLSLALPAIQNCPTHHLVLQTVCCCGVPLRPFSRHIKPFTCEKCGLYWSNLPQLPAEPAALKIEAKLYSLYGFFLTKGTPEIIAYALRLIRTSEAKNTKRETTEPGGSSLFKNSYYSGTVSLAFLVTNLVGQGITMEDIAWPARPFSKEERYCLNRACPLFSVVDAGNVHRYGHRDGVQEWYCNMCGSRFIGDHLCMSFDVGCHGQGNDDVYLSSSAIERAQKRLARWKQKLEATCEAMLVRGEPIAVENAFAHAGIPGTANLRATRLGLVRLVAEYAARQEQALPPEGRERWVVRTHMHRRKKLLAKQKTEGAGSGPDSQETA, encoded by the coding sequence ATGAAGAGCCACCTGGTGAGGAATAGACCAGTGGATTCCATAGGGATACATGACCCCCACTGGCGCACAACCTTTCCTGATCGTGTCCTCCCTCAGGAAGGAGAGTGGCTGCTCGGTCTCTTGCTACGTTGTGATGAAGCCAATGGGTGGTTCAGCGGAACGACGGCGTTATACATCGCACGGTTCGCTACAGGGCCCCAAACACTGAGCAGATCAGCGCTCTTTGTGATGGGCTCGATTTTTGAGCTTCCATTGCTTGCTGAGAGGCTGGTTGTCACTCCCAAGGAGATTTTCGCTACTACTTTCACCGCGCCACTCCAGCGCCTCTATGCCCCTGCTTCTCCCAATGTAGCCCAGATTGGGCCATCCCCACCGTTTCGTGTCTGCCCAAAGTGCCTGGCCCAGAATAAACTCCTCCCCCTTTCTCTCGCCTTGCCCGCTATTCAAAACTGCCCTACGCATCACCTGGTCTTGCAAACCGTATGCTGTTGTGGCGTCCCGCTCCGTCCATTCTCTAGGCATATCAAACCGTTTACCTGTGAGAAGTGTGGCCTGTATTGGTCCAATTTGCCCCAATTGCCTGCTGAACCAGCTGCCCTCAAAATCGAAGCCAAGTTGTACTCCCTCTATGGGTTCTTTTTGACAAAGGGAACACCAGAGATCATTGCATATGCGCTTCGTCTGATTCGTACCTCGGAAGCAAAGAACACAAAGCGAGAAACCACGGAGCCTGGAGGCAGCTCCCTCTTCAAGAATTCGTACTATTCTGGAACCGTCTCACTGGCATTTCTGGTGACCAATCTGGTTGGCCAGGGAATCACGATGGAAGATATTGCGTGGCCTGCCCGCCCTTTCTCAAAGGAAGAACGGTACTGTCTCAATCGCGCCTGTCCCTTGTTTAGTGTCGTGGATGCAGGTAATGTGCATCGCTATGGTCACCGCGATGGGGTGCAAGAGTGGTATTGCAACATGTGTGGCAGCCGGTTCATCGGCGACCATCTCTGTATGTCCTTTGACGTGGGGTGTCACGGCCAAGGAAACGATGATGTTTATCTTTCGTCTAGCGCCATTGAGCGCGCCCAGAAGCGCCTGGCACGGTGGAAACAAAAGCTTGAGGCTACCTGCGAAGCCATGCTGGTACGTGGAGAACCCATTGCAGTCGAAAATGCCTTTGCACACGCGGGGATTCCAGGAACAGCGAATCTGCGAGCAACCCGCCTGGGGTTAGTGCGCCTGGTGGCCGAGTATGCTGCAAGACAGGAACAAGCACTACCTCCAGAAGGACGAGAACGGTGGGTGGTGCGTACACATATGCACCGACGAAAGAAGCTTCTCGCAAAGCAGAAAACAGAGGGTGCTGGTAGTGGTCCTGACTCGCAGGAAACTGCCTGA
- a CDS encoding helix-turn-helix transcriptional regulator, producing MAEDTRGVPVPGLAAMRKRATLSQEELAARSGVGIATISRLERGANAHYATIDKLAKALKTSRKRLTTPPEQWVFRSSQEQHRNPLANETDGDYI from the coding sequence GTGGCAGAGGACACCAGGGGCGTGCCAGTACCCGGATTGGCGGCAATGCGAAAACGTGCGACACTTTCCCAGGAAGAATTGGCGGCGCGCTCTGGCGTGGGAATTGCCACGATTAGTCGTCTCGAACGCGGGGCGAATGCCCACTATGCGACCATCGACAAGCTTGCCAAAGCGCTCAAGACCTCACGGAAACGACTGACCACTCCTCCCGAACAATGGGTTTTTCGGAGCAGCCAGGAGCAGCATCGAAACCCTCTAGCAAACGAGACAGATGGAGATTACATCTAA
- a CDS encoding ParB/RepB/Spo0J family partition protein: MATALTIGTVPLEEIHDLRWPTDRHLVQSFRKTLQHSGHFAPMHLNRVWQPEVSWRYEVIDGFHRYEAAKAEGVASLLCQVVEIEAQQARYARIQACVGKPAEVTRERALRELRLAFISDMRGVIGSPALLYEPILSEEGQVQARLRALPLPEEPLAALEALTDHLLATQQDVLPSFLPSGVQGGGRTPFGQRTGWEQHLTDWLADLGERFGYDSSWLLQELHLHVLQEQGLGQGWATRERDAFQRQGGYAFHALWLWNVPDVELRAWLRRQIQAHPEQSEWLWKALMLLGFTTAPQPGNPFQTLPKSALLALFNRHPSPRDLYLALRDRQAGPPRDSASAPPPPPAAPPPPPAAPVREVPASAPQELPLVVPDKPEQVSSVFTVVSPTFGQPPPRPTAPVMPPAAPPAKPPAPRSAAVPPRAPQQPDPTAAYQPVHNACVALLQAIEQLNAQYGRAWMQWEQAQADLAHLRAILAPGDESSNQ, encoded by the coding sequence ATGGCGACAGCCCTCACCATTGGGACAGTGCCTTTGGAGGAGATTCACGACCTGCGCTGGCCGACGGATCGCCATCTCGTGCAGTCGTTTCGGAAGACGCTGCAGCATAGCGGGCACTTTGCCCCCATGCATTTGAATCGTGTCTGGCAACCAGAGGTTTCCTGGCGCTATGAGGTCATTGATGGGTTCCACCGCTACGAGGCGGCCAAAGCCGAAGGGGTGGCTTCGCTGCTCTGCCAGGTCGTGGAAATCGAGGCCCAGCAGGCGCGCTATGCCCGCATTCAAGCCTGCGTGGGTAAGCCCGCAGAGGTCACGCGAGAGCGGGCCTTGCGCGAACTGCGGTTGGCTTTTATCAGCGATATGCGCGGCGTCATTGGCAGTCCAGCGCTCCTCTATGAACCCATTCTGAGCGAAGAGGGACAGGTGCAGGCGCGGCTGCGCGCTCTGCCACTGCCTGAGGAGCCGCTGGCCGCCCTGGAGGCGCTGACCGACCATCTGCTGGCGACGCAGCAAGACGTGCTTCCATCCTTCCTCCCGTCTGGGGTACAAGGAGGGGGTCGCACGCCCTTTGGGCAGCGCACTGGTTGGGAACAGCATCTCACGGACTGGCTTGCTGACCTGGGCGAGCGCTTCGGCTATGATTCCAGCTGGCTCCTCCAAGAGCTGCATCTGCATGTTCTCCAGGAACAGGGGCTGGGCCAGGGCTGGGCCACCCGCGAGCGCGATGCCTTCCAGCGTCAGGGAGGCTACGCCTTTCATGCCCTCTGGCTCTGGAACGTGCCTGATGTGGAACTGCGCGCCTGGCTGCGTCGGCAGATCCAGGCGCATCCCGAGCAGAGCGAGTGGCTGTGGAAAGCGCTCATGCTTTTAGGGTTCACCACGGCCCCGCAGCCTGGCAATCCGTTCCAAACGCTGCCCAAAAGCGCTCTGCTGGCCTTGTTCAATCGCCATCCTAGTCCCCGCGACCTGTATCTGGCGCTGCGGGATCGGCAGGCCGGGCCGCCGCGCGACTCAGCCTCAGCGCCGCCTCCTCCACCAGCTGCACCGCCTCCTCCACCTGCCGCCCCAGTCCGTGAAGTGCCCGCCTCCGCTCCTCAAGAGCTGCCGCTTGTTGTTCCTGATAAGCCGGAACAGGTGTCCAGTGTCTTTACTGTCGTCTCGCCAACCTTTGGGCAGCCCCCACCTCGGCCTACTGCTCCGGTAATGCCCCCGGCTGCGCCGCCAGCCAAGCCGCCCGCCCCACGGAGTGCCGCAGTCCCACCGCGAGCGCCTCAACAGCCGGATCCTACCGCGGCCTATCAGCCGGTGCATAACGCCTGTGTTGCCTTGCTGCAAGCCATCGAGCAGCTCAACGCGCAGTATGGGCGAGCATGGATGCAGTGGGAGCAGGCCCAGGCTGATTTGGCCCACCTGCGCGCCATTCTTGCGCCAGGTGATGAGAGCTCCAACCAGTGA
- a CDS encoding type IV toxin-antitoxin system AbiEi family antitoxin domain-containing protein, whose amino-acid sequence MSVSSPSPRCEEVLTLARQLGVLRSRDLAAHGLAREHLRRLVQAGHLQQIERGFYHLPAVDQSEHSPLVEVAGRVPAGVVCLHSALAFHHLTTQAPREVWLALERDTYQPRVTWWPLHIVRFSGLAWTFGMQAHQVEGIPIQVYSPAKTVADCFKFRYKLGWHVAVEALRETWRARRATLSELWEAAQVCRVTSVMGPYLEILG is encoded by the coding sequence ATGTCCGTGTCTTCCCCTTCTCCTCGATGTGAGGAAGTCCTCACCTTGGCACGCCAGTTGGGGGTACTCCGTTCTCGTGATCTAGCCGCGCATGGCCTGGCCCGCGAACATCTGCGTCGGCTTGTCCAGGCCGGGCATCTCCAGCAGATTGAGCGGGGCTTCTATCACCTTCCTGCTGTTGATCAGTCCGAGCACTCCCCGCTCGTCGAAGTGGCCGGGCGCGTCCCGGCAGGAGTGGTCTGTTTGCATTCGGCTTTGGCTTTTCATCATCTCACGACTCAGGCGCCGAGAGAAGTGTGGCTGGCTCTGGAGCGGGATACCTACCAGCCCCGCGTCACATGGTGGCCGCTCCACATCGTTCGCTTCTCTGGATTGGCCTGGACTTTCGGGATGCAAGCGCATCAGGTGGAAGGGATACCAATCCAGGTGTATTCCCCCGCCAAAACCGTGGCGGATTGCTTCAAGTTTCGCTATAAACTTGGGTGGCATGTTGCGGTAGAGGCTTTGCGCGAGACGTGGCGCGCTCGGCGAGCGACACTAAGCGAGCTCTGGGAGGCTGCCCAGGTGTGCCGGGTCACCAGTGTGATGGGCCCGTATCTCGAAATCCTGGGGTGA
- a CDS encoding helix-turn-helix domain-containing protein encodes MRPPIFTRPFTPDEQHQIQAGLRSSDAFVLRRSQILLASARGERAPVIARQLSCDDQTVRNVIHEFNTTGLTVFQEGSSRPHRLRTTFSEEAAQQVRALVHRSPHDFDKASGLWTLDLVAQVSFEQGLTSTLVSDESIRRLIKRLGLNWKRAKHWITSPDPQYLVKKTPETV; translated from the coding sequence ATGAGACCCCCCATTTTTACCCGACCTTTCACCCCAGACGAGCAGCATCAGATCCAGGCTGGGTTGCGTTCGTCCGATGCGTTTGTGCTGCGTCGCAGCCAGATTTTGCTGGCCTCGGCCCGTGGCGAGCGCGCTCCGGTCATCGCTCGCCAACTCAGCTGCGACGACCAGACCGTGCGCAATGTGATCCACGAGTTCAATACGACGGGCCTGACGGTCTTCCAGGAAGGCTCCTCTCGCCCGCACCGCCTGCGCACGACCTTCTCCGAGGAAGCCGCACAGCAGGTAAGAGCTCTGGTGCATCGCAGTCCCCACGACTTCGACAAAGCGAGCGGGCTGTGGACCTTAGACCTGGTGGCCCAGGTCAGTTTCGAGCAGGGACTGACGAGCACGCTCGTGTCCGACGAGAGTATCCGCCGTCTGATCAAACGCTTAGGCCTCAACTGGAAGCGGGCCAAACACTGGATCACCAGCCCCGACCCGCAGTACCTGGTAAAAAAAACGCCCGAGACCGTTTGA
- a CDS encoding transposase: MIAWASHQPTWAIGFGDEVWWSRFALPQAHAWQSPDHPVRLVEQAWRKDDPDPKALACYGVLWQQGTPEDPDRSQIWLRFVTGRPVSAITSQFLDWCCQRLHQQGKTHWLLIWDNASWHKSQAVRRWIRAHHQQVKQAGKGVRILPFLLPTQSPWLNPIEPKWVHAKRNVVELDGLLSARQLAERICAYFDCSYEPHLIISEQVA, from the coding sequence TTGATTGCTTGGGCCAGTCACCAGCCCACCTGGGCGATCGGCTTTGGTGATGAAGTCTGGTGGAGCCGCTTTGCGCTGCCTCAGGCGCATGCCTGGCAAAGTCCGGACCACCCCGTGCGGTTGGTCGAACAAGCCTGGCGCAAGGATGACCCTGACCCCAAAGCGCTGGCCTGCTACGGGGTCCTGTGGCAGCAGGGAACCCCCGAAGACCCCGACCGCTCGCAGATCTGGCTGCGCTTCGTGACCGGACGGCCGGTCAGCGCGATCACCAGTCAGTTCTTGGACTGGTGCTGCCAGCGACTGCACCAGCAAGGGAAGACCCATTGGCTCTTGATCTGGGACAATGCCTCCTGGCATAAGAGCCAGGCGGTGCGGAGGTGGATACGGGCGCACCATCAGCAGGTCAAGCAAGCGGGCAAAGGGGTACGCATCCTGCCCTTCCTGTTGCCGACGCAAAGCCCCTGGCTCAATCCGATTGAACCCAAGTGGGTGCATGCCAAGCGCAACGTGGTGGAGCTTGACGGCCTGCTGTCGGCTCGCCAATTGGCGGAACGCATCTGTGCTTACTTTGACTGCTCGTATGAACCCCATCTCATCATCTCCGAACAGGTCGCGTGA
- a CDS encoding helix-turn-helix domain-containing protein — MQAAAYRSAKMQAVKHMLQGQPWHEAVAAAGLRISRSTAYHFLKRVRTEGEAALIDGRHGHATKLRAPLLAGSVLA, encoded by the coding sequence ATGCAGGCAGCAGCATACCGGTCAGCTAAGATGCAGGCGGTGAAACACATGCTCCAGGGGCAGCCCTGGCACGAAGCGGTGGCCGCTGCGGGCCTGCGGATCAGCCGTTCCACGGCCTACCACTTCCTCAAGCGGGTGCGTACCGAGGGCGAGGCGGCCCTGATCGATGGGCGACATGGACATGCCACCAAACTGCGCGCACCGCTACTGGCTGGAAGCGTACTGGCGTGA